The genomic stretch cataatgatctccagCCTTGTGCTCGTCAACATTCTCACCTGAGTTAACAAGATGATTACTGAAATGATCTCAGCAGGTCCTTTAATGACAGCAATGAAATGCAGTGGAAAGTTTTTTTCGGGATTAAGTTAATTTTCATGGCAAAGAAGGACTATGCAATTCATCTGATCAGTCTTCATAACATTCTGGAGTATATGCAAATTgctattataaaaacttaagcAGCAACTTCTCCAATTtccaatatttatgtaattctcAAAACTTTTGGCCACAACTGTAGCCCCAGATGCATTATCCAGGTCTTCTCCAACCTCGAGTTGCAGTCTGTACACCGGTTTTAAGGAACCAGAGCTCCCGTTGTCAGACGTTGTCTTGTGGGAAGAACAGCACAAAGACCATGAAATTATAAAACTGTTACAAGCAGTGGCAGAGAATAATGCAAGTCTGATGGACCAATATGAAGTTGTTGAGGACAAATTGTATCATAAAACTTACCTCCCAAATAACCAGTTGCACTACCGAGTGTATGTTCCCAGCAGTCTTCGGCCCTCTCTGTTGCAGCATTACCACTCCAGTCCTCTTAGTAGCCATGGAGGGatttacaaaacatacaaaCGACTCCAGGAAGTGGCTTTCTGGCCAGGCATGTGGTCTGGTGTAAAAACGTCGTGTGAAAACCTGTGTAAAATGTCAAACATTAAAGAACGATAATCAAAAACCTGCTGGAAAATTACAGCAAATCACCACAACCCATCCAAACTAAATGTTGGGAGTTGACATCATGGGCCCGTTACCACGAAGTTCAAACCAAAATGAATACCTGCTAGtttttgttgattatttttCTCGATGGGATGAGTTGTTCCCCATCCGTCAGGCCACGGCTCAGACGGTTGCTGCCATCTTTAGGAAAGAGATTCTGACTCGATGGGGCGTGCCAGACTTCCTTCTCTCAGACAGGGGCGTTCAGTTTGTCTCTGCTGTGTTCAGAGAACTGTGTGAGAATTGGAATATTACACCCAAAATAACTACAGCATACCATCCACAAACCAACATGATGGAAAGGGTGAATCGGACCCTCAAAAGCATGATGGCAGCCTACGTGGATGATAATCACAAGAAGTGGGACCAGTTCTTGCCTGAGTTCCATTTCGCCCTGAATTCAGCTATCCAAGAGACCACTGGACTATCCCCAGCCGAACTCCAGCTTGGCAGAAAACTCCAAGGACCAATGGACAAAATGCTTCATGGCCCTAATTTGACTCCAGACACTGCTTTTTATGATGTTGTTCATCATCTCCATCAGCTGCAAAAACAAGCCAAAGAAAGTAGTGAAAAAGCCAAGCTGAGACAACTGAGAAACTATAACAAGAAGAGAAGAGAGCTGACATTTAAAAGCAAAGACAGAGTATGGCTACGAAACTTTCCACAGTTTCCAAGtgcaaaacacaattttagTGCAAAGTTGGCACCCAAGTGGAAGGGGCCTTACTGTATACTGAAGCAGCTGGGTCCATTAAACTACCAAATAGCCCTGGAAGACACTGGAGAAGATGTACGTACAGCACATGTCTGCAATTTAAAGATGTGTTTTCCAACAGCCGAAGAGTTGGATTtcttggaaaaacaaaaacaaagtgagCTATTCCAAGAAACCTCTGAAGATAAAGAATTCCTAGGTTTCTAATCACTTAGGAACTCTTAAAACAACCATGGGTTGTTTTCTCCCAGGGAGGGAGAGTGtggcaattttaaaaaaatatataataataataaaaaaaaaagacaaattaaaaaaaaaaaaagaaaataggaaaaaaaaactttgcctCACTACATCgtttagtttgttttctttttactttcactttcactttgcGTGATTTGGGGTGGAGTGTTTCAATTAACGGCGGAAGGACGTAATATAAAAGTGAAGGAAGACGTAACCAAGAGGAGACTGCGTCATCAGTAAGGTTTGTAGTGCAAGAGTGATGGGGATTTACCGGGTGAAATGGAAAGATGGCCGCTTGTCCAACTGTTGCTTCCCGTGAGCGATGACTGGTGCGTTGCGGAGTCTCTCTTGACTCTTGATGCGTTGCACGTCAAGATCGTCGGATTTTAACGAAGATGTTTTCAAGACAAGTAAAGGCTGCTTATCCCTCCTGTCCTGGTGTCTGACGACAGCCATTACACTCTCCAGCGTCCTACATTCCTGCAAACCAGGTCAGTACCTGTACACCGCCATTACACGCACTCATTCATTCACGCTCACACTCGTATAACATTCACTCCCGCACAttcgatgtgtttgtgtttcattattgtttgattaattattttgttttttgatcttttgatttgtttaatattactGACTTTGAATTGTGCAATTAATGTTTATTCCAagtttctttttctccttttttcttttctctatgAACATTTTATGAATGATTGTGGACGTGAAACTGCCAAATTGGAAACTTGAAATAGTGATGCAATTTCTACGGGGATTTCAAATTTAAACTGTtgaactgtttttctttttgttttgtttttttatttttattattaccattgttattttttgtttcttttcaaacaagactttttttttttttttgcattgtagaATAAATACCTGGTGGAATGTGAACAGAGTTTCCCCATTTCTGTGTCTCAACATTGTAACAggtggtttctttttttttttcttttgctatccTGGGTTATTTTAGAATTGTCAGGATAAATCCTGGCTGGTGCCCGAACAACATCACTTTAAaaattgacttctttttttttatgcttggGCGGCCACCACCGTTACACTGTCCTTGGCTAGTGCATTGAAAACCTTGTTGGGGCACTCATCATGATTGTACACTGTGAGCCCATGACCTGTGGGCCCATACAATGTTGTAACATTGTAACGTTCAGCCCATAGAGTTCATAACACCATACCCTAAACCAGTCCAAATGAGTCCCAGTGTATATACAATCCAAGTGATAGTCCAAATGCTTGTGTCTGGAAAGGTGAGCAAGAACAAAACTCCACAGTCCAGGATTGGTGATCACCAACACATTTGTTAGTGTTTGCTTGCCTTACTTCCTGCTTTATGCTGCTTTACTTCCTGATTTGTGTCTGGCTCTAGGCTAAACAGTTCTAGGCTCTGGTGATATGAAAACGGGATCCATAATTACCACAGGGCTGTTACTGCAATGCATCTGCAACCGCTTCTGCACCCAGCTTAGCTGGTGTTTTACCTTGTGAGAGTAGCAGCACTTCCCACTGATATTGCTTTAAGTAGTATCAGTTTGTTTGTTGATATTGTTGCATGTACTCACTGGAAAGTTGGTGAGCCATGCAGCAAACACCAACATCAAGTGATTTTAAAGGTTTAACCTGTGACAAACTGTGTTCTTCAGGTGTGCTTGGTTTTGCTTATGAAATATCAGTAATGAAGGGAAGTTCAGTCACTCTGAACTCTGATCTTACTGAAATGAAAGACGATGATCTGATTCAGTGGAGGTTTGGAAATAAAAATACGTCACTAGCTGAAATCAATAAACAGACTGACAACATGACTGTATATGATGGTGttcttgatgggagattcagagacagactgaaactgaacaatcaaactggatctctgactaTCACAAACACCACAACTGAACATAATGGATATTATGAACTACAGATCAACAATGTGGCAAAGTGTTTCCTTCTCACTGTCTATGGTGAGTTGAATAGTTGTTTCATGTGTTTGGTATTTTAATCAGCACAAAGGTACAATTATTAATCCTAACTTCTCTTTTTTACTGTCTTAATCTGTGAAAAACCctttttctgtttgttctgtATGTCTGATGATTCAGGAGAGAAGTCTGTGTCAGTGAAAATTGGAAACTCAATCACTCTAAACTCTGGTCTTAGTGAAATTATGGAGGATGATCTGATTCGGTGGAGGTTTTTTGATGATCCAATTCTGTGGTGGTTTgaatatgaatacattttaatagctgaaatcaAGAAACGGATCAACAGCATGACTGTATatgatgatgttcttgatgggagattcagagacagactgaagctggacaatcaaactggatctctgaccatcacaaacaccacaacTGAACATGCTGGACATTATAAACTGCAGAGCAAATATATTAAGACTGATATATTTTTGACTGTTTAtggtaagtaaaaaaacaaaaaaatgtttcctctgtgttttaatgacaaaattgaaattaataaatacaccattttgtttttgattttgttttttctttttttcttttttatgatattatttcaattttaaaattgtagcTATTTTATGTAGCAAAccattattaacatatttaccaGTATTAATCTGTGCTGATCGCTGTTTCTGTTGTTCTCCATGTGTTTTTGGTGATTCAGATGAAAtatcagtgatggagggagattcattCACTCTAAACACtcattttcctgaaataatggATGATGATAAGTTTTGGAGCATTCGGTCAAAGTTTTTGGATGATCAGATTCAGTGGATGTTTTTTAAGACTTTAATAGTTAAAATCAATAGACGGGT from Labeo rohita strain BAU-BD-2019 unplaced genomic scaffold, IGBB_LRoh.1.0 scaffold_62, whole genome shotgun sequence encodes the following:
- the LOC127161339 gene encoding uncharacterized protein LOC127161339, which codes for MFSRFWFCLCLWHPFGVLGFAYEISVMKGSSVTLNSDLTEMKDDDLIQWRFGNKNTSLAEINKQTDNMTVYDGVLDGRFRDRLKLNNQTGSLTITNTTTEHNGYYELQINNVAKCFLLTVYGEKSVSVKIGNSITLNSGLSEIMEDDLIRWRFFDDPILWWFEYEYILIAEIKKRINSMTVYDDVLDGRFRDRLKLDNQTGSLTITNTTTEHAGHYKLQSKYIKTDIFLTVYDEISVMEGDSFTLNTHFPEIMDDDKFWSIRSKFLDDQIQW